In one window of Halomarina pelagica DNA:
- a CDS encoding dihydrolipoamide acetyltransferase family protein, whose protein sequence is MVAIVRIPKLGLSDSGELVSWEVNVGDPVSEGQLVAVLESEKASAEIEAPSDGVLLATYVDEGEEIAIEVGRPLAVVGADGEAVPSLDDIEGESDDSTESEAAKSAVTPVSDDGSTDTENADVKATPRAQRRAQDVDIDLSTIEGTGPQGAITEDDIEQYLDAGGTEADNQATPVGRELTVTESRELSGIRKTIADRLSQSAREKPHVMGTREVSIEQLEHVPNRLNEKYDVAISLNDLLLYFIGEVLEDLPEFNAHFEDGTHKLIDEINVGYAVDGPRGLVVPVIHEVPDHSLPELSATRRTVVQRVLDDDFDSADLQGGTFTVTNVGVFDMDVSYSIINPPEVAILALGRRKHAPVERDGDVSVEKVITFSLTIDHRVLDGADSGAFLERLAEYVEYPEAALDAF, encoded by the coding sequence ATGGTAGCCATTGTCAGGATTCCCAAGCTAGGACTGAGCGATTCCGGTGAACTCGTCTCGTGGGAAGTCAACGTCGGGGACCCTGTGTCGGAGGGGCAGCTCGTCGCGGTGCTCGAATCAGAGAAGGCGAGTGCTGAGATCGAAGCACCGTCTGACGGCGTACTGCTGGCGACGTACGTCGACGAGGGTGAAGAGATCGCCATCGAAGTCGGTAGACCGCTGGCCGTCGTCGGCGCCGACGGTGAAGCCGTGCCCTCACTTGATGATATTGAGGGCGAGAGCGACGATAGCACGGAATCGGAAGCCGCGAAATCGGCAGTCACACCGGTGAGCGATGATGGATCGACGGATACGGAGAACGCGGACGTCAAAGCCACGCCGCGCGCACAACGGCGTGCGCAGGACGTTGATATCGACCTGAGTACGATAGAAGGAACGGGTCCACAGGGGGCGATCACGGAAGACGACATCGAACAGTATCTCGATGCGGGAGGAACCGAGGCAGACAATCAGGCCACTCCGGTTGGCAGGGAGCTGACAGTTACCGAGTCACGTGAACTCTCCGGCATCCGAAAAACGATCGCCGACCGTCTGAGTCAGAGCGCACGGGAGAAACCCCACGTGATGGGAACCCGGGAAGTGAGCATTGAACAGCTCGAACACGTCCCCAACCGCCTTAACGAGAAGTACGATGTTGCCATCTCGCTGAACGACCTGCTCCTATACTTCATCGGGGAGGTTCTGGAGGACCTCCCCGAGTTCAACGCCCATTTCGAGGACGGTACTCACAAATTGATCGACGAGATCAACGTCGGATACGCCGTCGACGGCCCGCGTGGTCTCGTCGTCCCCGTCATCCACGAGGTGCCGGATCACTCGCTCCCGGAGTTATCCGCGACGAGGCGAACGGTCGTCCAGCGCGTCCTCGACGACGACTTCGACTCTGCCGACCTCCAGGGGGGTACGTTCACCGTCACGAACGTGGGCGTCTTCGACATGGACGTCTCGTACTCGATCATCAATCCACCCGAGGTCGCCATTCTCGCACTCGGGCGGCGGAAGCACGCACCAGTCGAACGCGACGGAGACGTGAGCGTCGAGAAAGTGATCACGTTCAGCCTGACGATCGACCATCGAGTGCTGGACGGCGCTGATTCCGGTGCGTTCCTGGAGCGATTGGCCGAGTACGTCGAGTATCCGGAGGCGGCGCTAGACGCCTTCTAA